GGAGGCGAAAGTTTTGAGAAGGTGCTCGAGCAAGATTATACTTTTAGCCCGCCAGGAACGACATTTCAACGGGAAGATTGGACAGTCAATCTTGAACAAGTCACACACTTTCGTCTGAAGATTATACCTGATCGAGATCATCATGCGGCTGTTGCGAAATTAAGCTCACTAATTCTATCTTTGTAAGGTCTCTAAAACATACATCAGAGTCTCAGTTGCAGCCGATCAAGTCTTTGTTGTTTTCCTGAAGTATCTGGTTCTTGGACAGTTTGGCAACCGCCGATTCCCATCACGGAGGCAAGGGTCAAGATCGTAGCTGCTGCGGTTGTGAAAGAGCGTTTCATGGTTAATGATTATTTCTAGAGGGCAATCCTGTCGATTGACGCCAAAATCGGTAACTATTCCCGATTCAAGCGAAGGCAAGTTGGGATACTTCACGCGACCGTTACTTCCGAACAGAGGTAAACATCTTGGATGGTGTGGAAGAGTTTGACCCCTTCTTCAAAAGGACGCTGGAAGGTTTTGCGACCGGAGATTAAACCGCATCCCCCAGCGCGTTTATTGATGACAGCCGTGCGAGTCGCTTCGGCAAAGTCGTTTTTACCGGAAGAACCGCCGGAGTTGATTAAACCGACGCGACCGGCATAGCAATTGAGCACTTGATAACGGGCTAAGTCAATGGGATGCTCTGAGGTCAGATCGCTGTAAACCCCTTCGTGAGTCCGACCGTATTTTTCGCCTGTCGCGTTGGCCACGGCTTCGTAACCGCGATTGTTTTGCGGGAGTTTCTGCTTGATTAAGTCAGCTTCGATGGTCACTCCCATGTGGTTGGCTTGACCAGTCAAATCGGCAGCCAGATGATAGTCTTGATCTTGTTTGAAAGCACTGTTGCGAAGATAGCACCAGAGAACCGTTGCCATTCCCAGTTCGTGGGCATAGGCAAAAGCCCGGCTCACTTCTTGAATTTGACGGTTAGACTCCTCAGAACCAAAATAAATGGTGGCGCCAACGGCTGCTGCGCCTAAATCCCAAGCCTGATCAACGGCGGCGAACATGATTTGATCGTGGTGGTTGGGATAGGTTAATAATTCATTATGGTTTAATTTAACAATAAAGGGAATACGGTAGGCATATTTGCGCGATAGGTTGCCGAGATTGCCTAAAGTGGTCGCGACAGCATTACAACCGCCTTCTAGGGCTAATTTAATAATGTTCTCCGGATCGAAATAAATGGGGTTGGGGGCAAAAGAAGCACCGCCAGAATGCTCAATGCCCTGATCCACTGGCAAAATGGAGAGATAGCCGGTGTTCGCCAAACGTCCCGTGCCATAAATCTGCTGCAAATTCCGCAAAACCTGCGGATGGCGATCGCTGTAAGCAAAGATGCGATCCACGACATCTAGCCCCGGCAGGTGCAGCATTTCTTTAGATACTTTCGGCTGATGATTCAGTAAGCTCTCGGCTTCATCTCCCAAATAAGACTCAATTTGGCTGGTGGGCATGGCAAGAGTGGATGTCATCGCTGTTTTTCCTCCCGAATTAAATTGATCTCCACCTTTTCAATCCTGTCAGTTGCTCTATCTTTAATGTCACGAGAGGACTCCCGTTATAGCGACGGCAGGAGCTTAACGGGTAGATGAATCGTGACCA
The sequence above is drawn from the Cyanobacteria bacterium GSL.Bin1 genome and encodes:
- a CDS encoding class I fructose-bisphosphate aldolase; translation: MTSTLAMPTSQIESYLGDEAESLLNHQPKVSKEMLHLPGLDVVDRIFAYSDRHPQVLRNLQQIYGTGRLANTGYLSILPVDQGIEHSGGASFAPNPIYFDPENIIKLALEGGCNAVATTLGNLGNLSRKYAYRIPFIVKLNHNELLTYPNHHDQIMFAAVDQAWDLGAAAVGATIYFGSEESNRQIQEVSRAFAYAHELGMATVLWCYLRNSAFKQDQDYHLAADLTGQANHMGVTIEADLIKQKLPQNNRGYEAVANATGEKYGRTHEGVYSDLTSEHPIDLARYQVLNCYAGRVGLINSGGSSGKNDFAEATRTAVINKRAGGCGLISGRKTFQRPFEEGVKLFHTIQDVYLCSEVTVA